One Apis cerana isolate GH-2021 linkage group LG16, AcerK_1.0, whole genome shotgun sequence DNA segment encodes these proteins:
- the LOC108000330 gene encoding dihydrolipoyl dehydrogenase, mitochondrial, giving the protein MMQATFWSLVTTSGKPSCVKRIVPGLIAAQQRRYTSTLEADLVVIGGGPGGYVASIKAAQLGMKTICIEKDETLGGTCLNVGCIPSKSLLNNSHYYHMTHGDLQNRGIIVENVKLNLDKVMEQKRSVIKALTGGIAGLFKKNKIEWVKGHGKITGPNQVVALSPDGSVVSTINTKNIIIATGSEVTPFPGIEFDEKQILSSTGALSLDTIPKKFIVIGAGVIGLELGSVWQRFGSQVTAIEYSPFIGGVAIDSEVSQTLQKILSKQGLNFKLGTKVTGAKKTGNEITVSVEDAKDPSKKEDISCNVLLICIGRRPYTWNLGLEDIGIERDKLGRVPVNNRFQTVIPSIYAIGDCIHGPMLAHKAEEEGIITVEGIAGGAVHIDYNCVPNVIYTHPEVGWVGKTEEDLKKEGIEYKVGKFPHLANSRSKTNLETDGFVKVLADKNTDRLLGVHMIGSVAGELINEAVLAIEYGASAEDVARTCHAHPTCSEAFKEACLAAYFGKPINF; this is encoded by the exons atgatGCAAGCTACTTTTTGGAGTTTGGTGACTACTTCTGGGAAA CCATCATGTGTCAAACGTATTGTACCTGGGTTGATAGCTGCACAACAACGTAGATACACTAGTACTTTAGAAGCTGATCTTGTAGTAATAGGTGGTGGGCCTGGTGGATATGTTGCATCAATTAAAGCAGCACAATTGGGAATGAAAACAATTTGCatagaaaaagatgaaacTTTAGGTGGAACTTGTCTTAATGTTGGATGCATTCCATCAAAATCTTTGTTAAACAATTCACATTATTATCATATGACACATGGAGATTTACAAAATCGTGGAATTATag tTGAAAATGTTAAGCTTAATCTTGATAAAGTGATGGAACAAAAACGGAGTGTAATAAAAGCTTTAACAGGTGGTATTGCTggcttatttaaaaaaaataaaatagagtgGGTAAAGGGTCATGGAAAAATTACTGGTCCAAATCAAGTGGTTGCACTTAGTCCAGATGGTTCAGTAGTAAGCACaattaatactaaaaatattataattgccaCTGGCAGTGAAGTTACACCATTTCCGGGTATAGAATTCgatgaaaaacaaattctttCATCTACCGGAGCTTTATCATTAGATACAAtacctaaaaaatttatagtaattgGTGCTGGTGTTATTGGATTGGAATTAGGCTCAGTTTGGCAGAg gTTTGGTTCACAAGTAACAGCAATTGAATATTCACCATTTATTGGTGGAGTAGCTATCGATAGTGAAGTTAGTCaaacattacaaaaaattttaagtaaacaaggcttaaactttaaattggGAACAAAAGTCACTGGTGCAAAAAAAACAGGCAATGAAATTACTGTTTCTGTTGAAGATGCAAAAGATCCTAGCAAGAAAGAGGATATTTCTTGCAATGTGCTTTTAATTTGCATTGGCAGAAGGCCATATACATGGAATTTAGGTTTAGAAGATATAGGAATTGAAAGAGACAAATTAGGTCGAGTTCCTGTAAATAACAGATTCCAAACAGTAATACCTTC gATTTATGCTATTGGAGATTGTATCCATGGACCAATGTTGGCTCATAAAGCTGAAGAAGAGGGTATTATTACTGTTGAAGGCATTGCCGGAG GTGCTGTTCATATCGATTACAATTGTGTAcctaatgtaatatatacacaTCCAGAAGTTGGTTGGGTTGGCAAAACAGaggaagatttaaaaaaagaaggtatCGAGTACAAAGTTGGGAAATTCCCACACTTAGCAAATTCCAGATCAAAAACGAATCTCGAAACGGATGGTTTTGTTAAAGTATTAGCAGATAAAAATACAGATAGATTATTGGGGGTACATATGATTGGTTCAGTTGCTGgtgaattgattaatgaagCAGTTCTTGCAATAGAATATGGAGCAAGTGCAGAAGATGTTGCAAGGACATGTCATGCACATCCA ACATGTTCGGAAGCCTTTAAAGAAGCCTGTTTAGCTGCATATTTTGGAAAacctatcaatttttaa